One window of the Colletotrichum lupini chromosome 9, complete sequence genome contains the following:
- a CDS encoding copper fist DNA binding domain-containing protein, producing the protein MIIDGEKYACEACVRGHRVSNCQHSDRPLQHINKKGRPVSQCQHCRSMRKSRSAHIKCDCGEKTSKCAHLQPLADGHRETCCCNHGGRCTCSHKKEPALDTVPESDSDKEAIAPRPKPPVRRRRANTVHSDGMLTFDEHGHHKPAHKLNKASQKCGPYQLSRVNSLHSTSSLGSHSPERISDNPLKDPVSGRVAPVPQRLVKSEAASPLMRGSSGFQQLNNQLPPLDLSGIEYPTYVPNASFDLFGGSGMSSDHDAPIFSAGLSAASVDWSHIDLTDRTDKFAPSSYSQAGAQSFNGIFDFGTGSEPAPTLAATTSTSGEVSEVEDNFIAGDSDYDGFGTGSNSFIHPASFLATGADLSTIDYDSFAKSSNNKFMAAPSSFDDGGPIAGGSLTFEDDPAFWGQQFNDGIATYQESPDGLPQFQPEPWTMP; encoded by the exons ATGATTATCGACGGGGAGAAGTATGCCTGCGAGGCCTGCGTTCGGGGTCACCGTGTTAGCAATTGCCAACACTCTG ATCGTCCCCTTCAACATATTAACAAGAAGGGTCGCCCCGTCTCCCAATGTCAACATTGTCGGTCGATGCGCAAGTCACGCTCTGCCCACATCAAGTGCGATTGTGGTGAGAAGACAAGCAAATGCGCTCACCTGCAACCTTTGGCCGATGGCCATAGAG AGACTTGTTGCTGTAATCATGGTGGTCGCTGCACTTGTAGCCACAAGAAAGAACCAGCCCTCGACACCGTCCCCGAATCCGACTCCGACAAGGAAGCCATCGCACCTCGGCCGAAGCCGCCCGTTCGCAGGCGGCGTGCGAATACGGTCCATTCTGATGGCATGTTGACCTTCGACGAGCACGGCCATCACAAACCAGCACACAAGCTCAACAAGGCTTCTCAGAAGTGCGGACCTTATCAACTCAGCCGTGTCAATTCCTTGCATAGCACCAGTAGCTTGGGCAGCCACTCCCCGGAGCGCATCAGTGACAACCCTCTCAAGGATCCCGTATCGGGCCGCGTCGCACCTGTTCCACAGAGACTAGTCAAGTCTGAAGCTGCTTCTCCACTCATGAGAGGTTCATCTGGTTTCCAGCAACTCAACAACCAGCTTCCGCCCCTTGATCTCTCTGGCATTGAGTACCCGACATATGTACCCAACGCCTCTTTCGACCTGTTTGGCGGATCAGGAATGTCGTCGGATCACGATGCACCCATCTTCAGTGCTGGGCTGAGCGCTGCATCCGTGGATTGGAGCCATATCGATCTCACCGACAGGACGGACAAGTTTGCTCCTTCGAGTTACAGCCAGGCTGGCGCTCAGAGCTTCAATGGCATTTTCGATTTCGGTACGGGCTCCGAGCCAGCTCCCACCCTCGCCGCGACGACTTCGACGTCTGGGGAGGTCTCTGAAGTAGAGGACAACTTCATCGCTGGCGATAGTGACTACGACGGCTTCGGCACTGGAAGCAACAGCTTTATTCACCCAGCGAGTTTCCTTGCTACTGGAGCAGACCTGAGCACGATTGACTACGACAGCTTCGCCAAATCATCGAACAATAAGTTCATGGCAGCACCTTCTTCATTTGATGACGGCGGCCCGATTGCTGGCGGTTCTCTCACTTTTGAAGATGACCCGGCGTTCTGGGGTCAGCAATTCAACGACGGCATCGCCACATACCAAGAGTCGCCAGATGGCCTGCCTCAGTTTCAGCCGGAACCCTGGACAATGCCGTAA